Part of the Patescibacteria group bacterium genome is shown below.
ATTATCGCTACCGGTTATTTGGGCAGTCCAAGACAAACAAAAGATTGTCTTGAAAGAAATGATTGTCTAAGAGACAAATTGAATATTCCTCACGGCCAAAGATATGAACTTTGCCGAAGCGTACATGCTGAACAAAATTGTATTTTAAACGCTGCCCGAGCAGGAGTATCTCTTTTGAATGGCGATATGTATATTTACGGTGAAAATCAGAAAGGTGAAAAAACCGATGCTTTTCCTTGTTTTATTTGCAAAAAAATGATTATCAATGCCGGTTTAAAAAGAGTGGTTTGCTCCACAAGAGAAGGGGATATAAAAGTTTTTAATGTTGAAGATTGGGCGCGCGATTGGCAAGAAAAAGATATTATAGACGATCAGCAACAATACGGAAAAGACCAAAATAAATAATAAATAAAAAATATATGAATAAAAAAAATGTTATCAAGTTTTTAATTTATTTCGGTTTTTGTGAATGCGCCGGCGCCATTGGCAGTATTTTCACCGTTTCGGCCATCAAAAATTGGTATGTATTTTTAGAAAAACCGTCTTTCAGTCCGCCAAATTGGTTATTCGGTCCGGCCTGGACCACACTTTATCTATTAATGGCAATTTCCATTTTTCTCATTTCGTCCTCTTACGCTAAAGCTACAGAAGGACAGAGCAAAAAAATAAAAATGGTTTCTCGTCTTTTCTGGATTCATTTATTTTTTAACGCCATTTGGTCATTTTTATTTTTCGGATTGGAGAGCCCATTACTCGGACTTTTTGACATTATAATTTTATGGGTGATGATCGGAATTTTGACTTTTCAATTCTTCAAAATCAGAAAACTGGCCGGAATTTTATTTATTCCTTATTGGCTTTGGGTTTCTTTTGCCACAATTTTAAACTTTTTTGTTTGGAAATTAAATTAACCCTTCGACAAACTCAGGATAAATCCTTCGACAAACTCAGGATAAATCCTTCGACAAACTCAGGATAAACCCTTCGACAAACTCAGGATAAACCCTTCGATACTTCAACAGATTCAGTACAAGTAAACTCAGGATAAATCCTTCGATACTTCAACAGATTCAGTACAAGTAAACTCAGGATAAATCATTTAATAAATTTATGAAAAATAAAAGACTCATTTTGATTTTTATTTTAATATTTATGGCAATCGGGTGCGGCATTTATTTTTTGATTTTTAAATCAGTTAATAAAGAACCCCCGAAGCCGCTTACGGCGTCAAAGCCAACTGTTTTTTGGATTGACAACAGGACATTATCAGTACTTTTTAAAATTGAAAATCCCAACAGAAATTACGGATCGGATAATTATTCATACACGATCAATCTTTATGACGACCATGAAAATTTGATAAAATCAATTCAGAAATCACTTTTTATTTACAGAGGAGAAACTCAAACTTTGGCTGAAACAAAAATTGATACGGGCGGAAATATGGTTGGCCGGGCGGAAGTGGTTATTGGCGACACAAATTGGATTCCGGCGATCAATTTTACAAAACCTATTTTAAAAACGGAAGCTTTGGAAACGACCAAAGAAAAAAACAGTTCTTATAAAATCAACGTAAAATTATATAATCCGAATGATTTTGATATTTCCAAACTTGTTGTCAGCGCGGTTTTGTTCAGCAAAGAAGGACGGGAAATGGCAGTGGTCAGAGCGGACTCGGATTCCATGAAGGCCAAAAGAAGCAAGGGGCTTATATCTTACATAAACATTGATTCTTCCATGGAACAATATCTTGACATGTCGGCTACAAAATTTTACATATACGCCAAAAAATAAATAATTTAAATAATAAATTTTATGAAAAATTTTGAAACACCGAATTTATCAGCCGAAACAAAAAGAGAGAAAGCGTTAAATCCCAACGAAACAAAAGAATTGGGACAAGATATGAAGGAATATACAGAAGGATTAAAATTAAGGATTGAAGAAATTAAAACAGAATTAAAAACAGAAACCAATACGGGGATAAGAGTTGAACTGGAAAACGAATTGGCGGATTTGGAAGAACAATATGAAGGATTAAAGGGTTTTACCGACGACATTGAATCGGGAAATTTTGAAGAAATTATTGAGAAATAATCCATTGACGTATTTTAATTTTTCGGCTATTATATAAAGAAGGTTCTTTAAAAGGAGGAAAAATGAAAAAGAAAAAATATTCATCGTTTTATCGGGAATTTAAGGAAATGCATGCAATGCGAAAAAAGATTGATGCGAAATGTAAGCAAATAAATAAATTAATGGCAGAAAAAGGCAAGTTAGAGAAAGAAAAGGTTAAAAAACTTAAGAAATTTGTAGGAAAACGAGTTGAAATATGTTGGGACGACGATTCGCAATGGAAAGGTAAAATAGAGTGTACTTTAGTTAAAATTTTTGAAGATCGTAATTTTGGCTGGGGATGTAAAATAGAACAGAAATCCATAAAATATATTCGTGGTCCCGAAACAAAAATATTATTTGTGAACGAAATTACGAAGATAGAAAAAGTTTAATTTAAAAAAGGTCCGCAATAATTCGCGGGCCTTTTCTTATTGATTTTTTTATATTTATCGTCTGGACAAAAATTTTAAAATTGATATAATTTTAACTCATATATGTCTAAATTCGCAGATAAACAATATTTAATGGAATCTTTGAAGATATTCAGCCGGTTGTCGGTTTGGATTGTTTTCCCGGCTCTTTTGGGAGCTTTATTGGGAAAATGGCTGGATAAAAAATATAACAGTTCGCCGCGTTGGTTTTTAATCGTCATCGGCTTATCTTTTATTTTTTCAATGATTGCTTTGGTCAAAAATACTTTAGAAGAATATAAAAAGTATTAACTCTTTGATATCTGCGCTCGCTCGGAAAAGTAATCCACTAGTAAGCGAACTACTTTTCTCTCACTCGCTTGATAATAAAAAGATTGAAAAACGCAAATAATATGTCTAATAGTGCCGGAGAACAAATTTTGCACGAAAATACTTTATATGCCGAACAGGTTTTTCATGTCGGTAATTTTCCCATTACTAATTCCATAATTAATTCTTGGATAGTAGTGATTATTTTTGTCGTCGCTTTGGTTTGGTCTTTAAAAGGAAAAATAAAACAAGTGCCTCGCGGCTTGCAGAATGCCTTGGAAATGGTTTTTGAATCATTTTTTGATATTTTTGAT
Proteins encoded:
- a CDS encoding dCMP deaminase family protein is translated as MRPTKNEYYLMIAERVKNRGTCLRAKIGAIIVRDDQIIATGYLGSPRQTKDCLERNDCLRDKLNIPHGQRYELCRSVHAEQNCILNAARAGVSLLNGDMYIYGENQKGEKTDAFPCFICKKMIINAGLKRVVCSTREGDIKVFNVEDWARDWQEKDIIDDQQQYGKDQNK
- a CDS encoding tryptophan-rich sensory protein, translating into MNKKNVIKFLIYFGFCECAGAIGSIFTVSAIKNWYVFLEKPSFSPPNWLFGPAWTTLYLLMAISIFLISSSYAKATEGQSKKIKMVSRLFWIHLFFNAIWSFLFFGLESPLLGLFDIIILWVMIGILTFQFFKIRKLAGILFIPYWLWVSFATILNFFVWKLN
- a CDS encoding AtpZ/AtpI family protein, encoding MSKFADKQYLMESLKIFSRLSVWIVFPALLGALLGKWLDKKYNSSPRWFLIVIGLSFIFSMIALVKNTLEEYKKY